In Nitrosomonas stercoris, the genomic stretch AAGGAGACTATATTTCTTATGACATAAGTAGCGACTTTTTTCAGGTACAAGGCCAACCTCAACCGGAAAATGACAAACATTCTGATCACAGGGTACGCGTTATCATCCAACCAAAAGCAAAACAAGCAGATACAGATACAGATACAGATACAGATACAGATACAGATACAGATACAGATACAGATACAGATACAGATACAGATACAGATACAAAAAAATAACACCATCAACACTATTCCAGTTGATCTGAACGGCATATGAGCAAATTAATCGCCAGAAATCTGAAAAAAACCTACCAATCACGTACAGTTGTGACAGATGTTTCCTTTTCTGTACAAAGCGGAGAAGTTACAGGGTTACTCGGTCCCAACGGCGCCGGAAAAACAACCAGTTTCTACATGATCGTAGGATTAATTCCACTAAATGGTGGTGAGGTATTCCTAGATGAACATAATCTGAGTCGGCTACCCATCCACAAGCGCGCCCAATTAGGATTAAGTTACCTTCCCCAGGAAGCTTCTATCTTCCGCCGGCTGACAGTAGCGGAAAATATTCAGGCTGTATTGGAGCTGCAACCCTTTACAAAAAACGAAATACAACAACACCTGGACAAACTATTACACGATTTGCATATCAGCCATCTGCGCGACAGTCTGGGCATGAGTTTGTCGGGAGGTGAACGCAGACGCACCGAAATTGCGCGTGCACTTGCCTCACAACCTCGATTTATCTTGCTAGATGAGCCGTTTGCTGGTGTCGATCCTATTGCTATTATGGACATTCAAAGAGTCATCAGCTTTCTAAAGGCACGCGGAATTGGTGTGTTGATTTCAGATCATAACGTTCGGGAAACACTCCGAATTTGCGATCACGCTTATATTATTAGCGAAGGTGCCGTATTAGCTAATGGTGTACCCAGCGAAATTATTAACAATGAACGCGTTAGGGAAGTTTATCTGGGTGAACACTTTCAGCTTTGAATCATATGAAACCAACACTACAGCTCAAACTTTCCACTGGCCTCATTCTCACGCCACAGCTGAAGCAATCAATCGAGCTCCTTCAGCTCTCAACACTTGAACTTAATCAGGAAATTTCACGTATTCTGCAAGAAAATCCATTGCTTGAGCGCGACGAAAGCATGGGCCGCGAAGAGATCGTGACAAACCAGGAAGAAGCACTGTCTTCCATAGAAACAAACGCTCATCAAGAAGATGAAGAGCATGCAGAAATGCTCTCTGACTGGCCCGATGATAATCTATATACCAATCAAGAATCTTTTTTCTCCTATCATTCAAGTGACGAAGAGCATGACTATACCTCTTTGATTAGCAAACCAACTAGTCTACGGGAGCATCTGCTGATGCAAATTAGCACCAGACAATGTAGTGATCAAGAAAAAAAGATGGCCGAACTGTTAATAGACAGCTTGGATGACGATGGTTATTTCACTCAAGATATACAAGAGCTTGCTGAATTGCTTCCTAACGAACTTAACATCAGCACGACTGATCTTGAGTCAACTTTGCTACTTATTCAACAATTAGATCCTCTTGGCGTAGGCGCACGTAATCTACAAGAATGCCTAACGATTCAACTTGCAGCATTACCCGATAGTACGCCATTACGTGCGGAAGCACTCAGACTGATTCGTGATCACCTGGAAAGTGTCGCGACCAAAAATTTTGCTTTGCTCAAAAAAATTATCAACTGTGATGATGATCAATTACAGTCTATCTATCAACTCATTACCCAGCTTAACCCCAAGCCAGGCGATGCCTTTAATGCCACAACTGCACGCTATGTTATTCCCGATATTATTATCAGCAAAATAAACGATGAATGGGTAGTACAACTCAATCCTGATGCGGTTCCTCGTATACGCGTCAATCATTTATACGCTGACATCCTGAAACAAAACCACAGTGACACTAGTCAATTATTAAAAGAGCAGCTAAAAGAAGCACGTTGGTTTATTAGAAATATCGGACAACGCATGTTGACCATACTCCGCGTCAGTCAGGCAATTATTGAGCATCAGCAAGCATTTCTGGAAGAAGGCGAAATAGCTATCCGTCCGCTTGTCATGCGAGAAATTGCCGAAACCTTAAAATTGCACGAATCCACCATCTCCCGTGTTACCACTCAAAAATATATGCGGACGCCTCACGGTATTTTTGAACTCAAATATTTCTTTGGTAGTCATATTCCCAATCAAAACGGAGAAGCACAATCAGCCATAGCCATTCGTAGTCTGATTAAGCAATTGATTCAAAACGAAGATCGTAAAAAACCACTCAGTGACAGCTCAATTTCAAAAATGCTCGCACAGCAAGATATTGTCATCGCGCGCCGTACTGTTGCAAAATACCGGGAGTTAATGCATATTCCACCAACAAATTTGCGTAAAACACTCTGAAAAATTTTTGCAAATAGCTATTTATGATAATGTTCATCCAGACAAAGCAAATGAACGCGCTCATCACAAAATTTAACTTTAAAACAGCAGCACCCAGCTAACTACTTTCAACTGTTTTCTATAGTACTCTTGAACATAATCCTCTCAGATAAGGAGAAATAATGAATTTAAATCTCACTGGTAAACATGTAGAAATCACCCCCGCCATGCGCGAGTATGTTTCATCCAAAATTGAGAGAGCTACCCGCTATTTTGATAATATCATTACGATCAACGTTACTCTTTCGGTTGATAAGCTTAAACAAAAAGCTGAAGCAGCAGTACATCTGCGCGGCAAAGAAATTTTTGTCGAAGCAGATAGCGCTGATATGTATGCATCAATTGACAGTCTGGCAGATAAGCTGACACGTCACATCCGCAAACATAAGGAAAGAAACATCAGACAACGTAACGACCAAGGCGGGTTGAAAGATCAGGAATTTGAGCTACCTGAATAAATTCTATCCATTTCTCTCCTCATATATACCTACTTACAAGCACAAAAAACTCTAGTAAGTAGGTATGATGTATTTATATAAGCAAATCACTGCTTAAAATACTACCCATCATCAAATAAAAAATACTTCTGTTTCCAACAGACAGAAATTTATCCACTTAAATTTTCTAAAGTAGCTCAAAGTTCCATGAATCTCATTACCCAATTACTACCAGAATCCAATATCTTGATCGATCTGGATGCGACCAGTAAAAAACGTATATTTGAACAAGTTGGTCTGCTCTTTGAAAACAAACTACACATCGCGCGCAGCCAGGTTTTTGATAGCTTGTTCGCACGAGAAAAATTGGGTTCAACTGGTTTGGGTCAAGGTGTTGCAATCCCACACGGTCGAATCAAAGGATTGCGCGAAGCTGCAGCGGCACTTGTTCGGATGAAAGAAGCCATACCTTTCGATGCGCCTGACGGTCAACCAGTCAATATCGCTTGCGTTTTACTGGTACCAGAAAAAGCAACTGATCAACATTTGATGATACTAAGCGAGCTGGCACAAATGTTCAGCAACAAAAATTTCCGAGAGAAATTACTGCAAAGTAAAAATACTAAGGAAATTCATCAACTTATTTCTCAATGGACTCCTGAACATGTCTCAGGTTAGCGTGACACAACTGTTCGAAGAAAATAAAGAAAAATTATGTCTACAGTGGGGAGAATCCCCTCCAGTGATTGATCGTCAACTTGAAAATCACTTAATCACTCACACAACACAAGAACTGATCGGCCACCTCAATTTTGTTCATCCTAATTGGATACAGGTACTCAACCAGACTTCAGTCAAATATCTTGAACAGCTGGATGATTTCTCCTTGCAAAAGAAACTTGGTCAACTGGCAAAAAGTCAGTTGACTTGCTTGATCATAACGGATGGCGCCCCTATTCCGTATGCAATTAAACAATTCACCAGTGAACAATCCATCCCTCTGATTTGTTCCAAAATTGCCAGCCTTGAGATTATCTGGAGATTACAAACCTATCTTGCACGCGTGCTTGCTCCCGTTATCAGCCGACATGGCGTGTTGCTTGACGTGCTGGGCATGGGTGTCATGATTACAGGAGAAAGCGGTATCGGAAAAAGTGAACTTGCTTTGGAGCTTATCAGTCGTGGGCACGGCTTAGTTGCAGATGATGTGGTTGAACTACGCCGGATTGGCCCTGAAACGCTAGAAGGAAAATGTCCGCCATTATTGCGCGATTTCCTGGAAGTGCGAGGGTTAGGTATGCTGAACATCCGCACCATATTTGGTGAAACTGCAATTCGACGCCACAAAAATATGAAGTTGATTGTACATCTTGAAAAATCAGCTGATCATAAAAAGAATACTTATGAGCGCCTCCCGCTTGGCAATCTGGATGAAGTTATTTTGAATGTCAGCATACGCAAAGTCACTATCCCTGTAGATGCTGGTCGCAACTTAGCCGTATTGGTAGAAGCTGCAGTCCGCAATTATGTCTTGCAGTTACGCGGAATTGACAGTACCCAGGAATTTGTGCGTCGCCATGAATTCGCTATGAACAAGCATGCTTTAGAAAATCAGGATGATTCCTCCGCAGAGGAATAAGGATCACTAACTGCTACTGGCTATACTGCTTTTCTGTGGATAGCAACAAACTACTATTATTCACAAAAACAACCATATTCAATATCGATGCAACTAATAAACCTGGATTACACACAAACTTGATCTACTCGACGAATCATCCATCGTTAACTATCCTGATCCTTTTCCAACAACACAATGAAAGCTAACCAAACAATTACTGTTGCGCTCACTGGTGCATCAGGTATGGCATACGGTATGCGCCTACTAGAAATATTATTACAGCAAAAACACCGCGTCTACTTGCTCTATTCTCAAGCTGCTCAAATTGTTGCGCAGCACGAAATGGCACTAGCATTATCTTCTCGCCCCAAAGAAGCAGAGACATTTCTCAACAATTATTTCGGGATCCCACCAGGTTTGTTAACAGTATTTGGTCGAGAAGAATGGTTCGCGCCGGTTGCCTCCGGTTCTAATCCGGCTGATGCTATGGTCGTATGTCCTTGCACCATGGGTACGTTATCTGCCATTTCAGTTGGATCTGGGCAAAAATTAATTGAGCGTGCAGCAGATGTTATGTTAAAAGAACAACGTAAACTCATTCTTGTTGTTCGAGAAACACCTTTTTCTGCTATTCATCTAGAAAATATGCTCAGATTGGCACATAGTGGAGCGGTCATATTGCCTGCTAACCCTGGTTTCTATCATCAACCGGAAAACATTCAGGATATTGTTGATTTTATTGTTGCGCGAATATTGGATCAGCTAGATGTACCACACACCTTAATGCCTCGCTGGGGAAATAATGAATAGTTATCGCCCAATTTCCATTAACAAAATTCAAACACCTTGATTTCGACTTGCACAATCAGCAATTGGCAACGGTGTAAGCCCACTACTTGTTCTCAGAAATATAGATTGTTCGGTCACAATATAATCCATTGGAATATCATGCGGTTGTGGATGAATCGTTGGCAAACGCAGTGCTTCAAATGCTACACCAACAGTCAATGGAGGTGGATTCATAGCAGCCAGCGTACGATCAAAATAGCCACTACCATATCCCAATCGATAGCCTTGTTCATCAAAACCAAGTAGCGGTACGATTAAGCTATCGATCGCAATTTCTTGCGTATTAGCCGGAAAAGAAATGCCATATTTCCCCTGACTCATCACTGCTTCTGGCCACCATTTAATAAATCTAAGTGGTGTATTCTTACCTATCACTTTTGGCAAAGCTAACGTAGCACCACGTGTATGTAAATGAGCCATAGCCGGAATCGGATCATATTCCCCTTGATAAGGCCAATAAAACCCGATTCGTTGTCTCTCAAAAACAGGAAAACCTTTTAACAAAGCCAACGTAATTGCATGACTCCATTGTGCACGTTGTGTAGCCGAAATACCCAGTCGTAGTTTACGTAAGCGCATACGTTGTTGTTTCTTCCAATCCTGGGTAGTGACATTAATATCATTCATGCATAAAAGTCCGAAGTACAGGCTGCACAGCTAATAGCAATTTTCTAACTGGAGCAGGAATAGCACATGTCAATGCCTCTTCAATTCCTACCCAAAGATAATTATTTTCTCTATCGCTTTTTTTCCAGCTTGATTGATGTGATATTAATCGCAATATTTGCGGATAAATAGTAAGTTTAAAATGTGTAAATGTATGATTTAGCGGGGCTAACTCTGTCTGTCTCTCCACTTGCAAGCACAAGTTTTCCGCACAATAATCAATACCATTCTGATCTACTGTTACTTCTGGAAAACACCATAACCCTCCCCATATTCCAGAAGTTGGTCGTTTTGTCAGCAACACATGTCCCTGATTCAAGAGAATTAAATGAGCAACTTCTTTAGTCGGCAAGATTTTTTTAGGTTTAGCAGCAGGTAGAGTTGCAGTCAAATTATCTCGATAAGCTTTACAATCTACCTGTAATGGACAACGTTGACAGTGCGGCTGGGCACGAGTGCAAACTAATGCACCTAAATCCATTAACCCTTGAGTATAAGCGGTCAACACTTGATGATCTTGTGTAGAGGGTAACAAATCCTCCGCTAATTCCCACAGATGTTGCTCAGTTTTCTTTTCACTGGGATACGTACCAATCCCAAAATAGCGTGCAAGAATACGTTTAACATTTCCATCGAGAATCGCAACACGTTCCCCAACAGCAAAGACAGCAATTGCTGCTGCAGTAGAACGGCCGATTCCTGGCAGCTGTTGTAGTGAAGCTGCATCCTTAGGAAATTTGCCATCATATTGTGTCTGCAATATGCACGCTGTTCGATGCAGATTACGTCCACGTGAGTAGTACCCTAAACCACTCCATAACGCCAATACTGCCTCAACCGATGCTGCTGCAAGCGCCGCAACATTCGGAAATGTTGCCATAAAACGTTCAAAATATGGAATAACAGTGTTCACCTGCGTTTGCTGAAGCATAACTTCTGATATCCATATTACATACGGATCACGGGTACCCTGCCATGGTAAAGAATGCCGGCCGTGAGCAAGCTGCCATTGTACTAATCTATCAGCAAAGGAAGGGAATTCAACAATCTGGTAACTAGATTGTTTATATTGCGGTACAGTCTGCTGAATATTTTTCTCAGCTAGCATTATTATATTTTCTGATCATCACTCTTTTCCATGTATTTCCCCAGAAAGAAGGCTTGGATGATAATGAACACAAACATCAATCCCATCAGACCAAACAACTTAAAATCTACCCAGGTATCTGTTGAATAGTTGTACGCAACATAAAGATTGATCGCACCTACCACACTAAAAAAAACTGCCCAGCTTGCGTTGAGTTTTCCCCACACTGGTTCAGGTAATTTGACCTGCTCTTTCATCATGGCTCGAATCAGATTTTTATCAAATCCTTTATGCGCGATCAAAAGTACAACTGCAAATAACCAATACAGTACAGTGGGTTTCCACTTGATAAAAGTTTCATCCTGCAAAATCAAGGTGGCGCCCCCGAAGAAAACAATAATGACAAAATTTACCCACAGCATGTTGTCGATTTTACGATGACGTACCCACACCCAACCTATTTGCACAACAGTAGCAGCAATAGCAACTGCCGTTGCAATATAGATGCCGTAGATCTTAAAAGTGGCGAAAAATAGAATAATTGGAAAAAAATCAAAAAGAAATTTCATGCAAAATATTCCTTGATATGAACTATATAATGAAATGTAATGAGTTCTTTGAATCTAATGCTTCCATATTGCTCTCGCACAGTAGCGTAAAAATATTGTTATCCTAATTATCTACCTACAGCCGAATTTGAATCAGTAGAAAATGATAAGTTTAAATTTGCTGGATCCAACGATTGATCTGCGAATTGTTGCAATACGGAACGCGCTGAAATAATCAAGACTATACGGTTATTTAACAATGTATGGAGTGCTTGCAACAAAAAAGGATGACTAACATCAAAATAGCCAGATCGCTCATCTAAAATCACAATTTTGGGTCGCTTTAATAATGCTCGCGCAATCAGGATACGTTGGCGCTGATCATCAGAAAGTGAATAATCATAACCAAGTTTTGTTTGTAGCCCATGTGGTAAATCGCGAATAAATTCCATTGCTTGACTAGTATGTGCTGCGGTAGTTATCGCAATTTCACTACTACAGCGCAAATTACCATAGGCAATATTCGCTGCCACAGTATCATTTAACAAATTTTTATCCGGTGCAACCCAGGCAATGTTATTGTTTAACACCACGTGATCGACCTGAGAAATATCAATGTTATCTAAAAGAATTCTACCGGTAGTAGGTTGCTTGAATCCACAAACAAGGTCTGCCAATAATGTATTGACGCAAGCATCTGAATTAATTAATGCAACTCTTTCACCAAGCGCAATCTCCAAATCAAAACAAGATAGTTTAAGATGATCATCATCTTTATAACTAACACCTTCAAATCTCAACTTGCCCTTCACAGTCTTTATATATGGCGTTGGAGTATCTTCGATGACTGTTTGAGTATCGAGGCCCAATTGCGCAAACACAGCACGCAATGCTGCATCACAGTTTTTAAGCGGTAAATTGACACTTAATAGCTGTTTCAGTGGATAAACAAGCATTAATCCGGCTACCACAAATGCGATCACATCTTCTGCAGGTAACAAATTCAAGGTTAATTGTTGCAGTAAATAGTAAAAGATTCCGGCACTAGCACTCACCAAAAAAACAACGCTCAACAATTTTAACAACTTCGTTTGATACGCTTGTTTCAGTAAAATATTCTGAAACTGTTTCAGCATATTTCGAATATATCGAATCTCCTGCTTTATCCCTTGATCCAGATAAACCATTCTGCTGTGATGCAGTACACTGGCCATACTCCCATAGATTTCATGCTGTTTTCGATTTAATTGCTCTCTTTGATAAATATCCACATTAAATATCTGTTTAACCAGAAAAACAATTAACAGCAAAGTGAATACTAATACGGATACATCCGGGCTCAGCCAAATCATTACAGCAAACAATCCAATGACAATAAACGCATCCTGTGTCATGCAGTTACCTATTGCAGCAATATCGCAATACAATTTCTCCATATATTTAGAGAAATATGCAGAAATTTTATGAGCTGAGAAGCTGATATACCCTGACGATGGCTGTTCTAGTAGTTTTTTAAATATTTCTGTACGAACTTGTAATAGAAATTTACTCAATAATCGATGCAGCAAATAATGACTGAGCCAATTAGCAGCGATAATTACTAAAACAAACAATGCTAGCATTAACGTAAATGAAACAAGCAACTGCTGATTACCATCAGGTAACACTACCTGAATAAGAAATTGCGCCGCCATCAACGGAATCACCGCAATAACTAAAGCAATCACACATCCGGCCACAGCAATCAGCATCAAGAATACCCAGCCGAATTTATTTTGACTCAAAAAGTGCAGGAAATACTTCAACAAGTTCATCTGAAGTACAAAGAACTCATCTGGCATTACCCAAAAGTAAGAGCGTAAAACCAGAATAAATTAAAGTTGTGATGACGCAGTTACTTGGAAATGTGGAAAGAATATCTTGAAAATATGACTACGCCAATACACTAAATAATATTTTTGGCTAGAAAATTAATATCTGCAATTTAGTTATTGTAAACTTCAATCAAATAAAAAGGCAGAGCTAAAACTGCCCTGCCTCTTCAATAACTACATCCAAGAGATTAATTAATTACAAATTCTCTCTATAATTAGTCTTCTTCGGAGTCACTTTCTTCTTGATCATCTGCATCGTCGTGATGATGATCATGTTCTTCATCCTCTGCAGCAGCGTCATCATTAGAAGATGATGCCCCTTCTACCAAAGATGAAAATCGTGCAGCATTGGTTTGAGTATTTCCCACTACTGCAAAAACGGATATTACTGTTTCAGGTGTAATCTTAAAATCACCTGTTCCTTTCATAAAATTTCCAAATATAGGTAATAATTCTACAGAGGTTATTTTGTTTCCATCTTTATCAAAGATATTTGCCTTACCTGATCCACCTTGAGTAAGAATCTTGTGATTATTATGGTCGGTTACATATAAGCGCAACTCACCATCTTTAGCTAGTAATTCATAATGGTAGTGTCCTGCGGTAACTAATTGTCCGCCATGTGGTCCTTTTACCGCATCCAAATGCGCATGCGACCATACTGGACCTGCAAATAACACAACCAAACCAGAAAAAATAACACTAACTAAGAATTTTCTCATTTATCACTCCCTCTACTGTTAAAAACTATTCTACAAAATTTACAATTTCGCTATTAAACCTACTTAGTTTCACCAAATAGCTTGGATAAATACTAACTGCCCATTGTTACTTACTTCCTATTACTTTTATGAAGCTGCTCTGGAAAGTTAATGAGTGTGATCATGTAAATGTGCCACCACTCCCTTTTCCTGATCAAGTTGATGCAGTTGTGTTGTGAGTGATGACAAACTATCCCAGCCAGATTGATCTACCTTGGGTATCCAACGCGCGCGCAAATACCCTGAACGATCAACAAGAAATTCCATGTGATTCGGAATATCTCCTTTTCCCTGAATATCAGGATGACTTAATGTCCTTCTATACAAAGAATAGCTGTCTTTTATTTCGAGCCATCCGTCCCTTACTACTTCAAAATTATTATTTGCAAAATTAATAGCTACCGATTTGCTATACTCATCCAATGGAATAGCAAGTATAACAGTATTCAAGTTTTTAATTTTCTCATAATTTTCACTTAATTCTTTCAGTCTCTCCATAGAACTTGGCCAACTAAAAAACGTTAACAAAACATTTTTATCCTGTCTATATTCCTTAAGTGTGCTTGTAATTTCAGCGTAAGTCGAAAACTGAAAATCAGGTGCCTTCGGCGAAGTCTTACGCGAAGCAATCGCTGAATTTAACCATCTTGTTTGGTAACCACTTGATGCTGCCTGGATATAATTAACAATATCCCATCGATCTTCCTCTTCTAGATTCTCAGAAAATCCCGGCATACCTGAATTTTTAATACCATAAGTTATCCAGTGAAAAAAATCACCACCTGTGTATCTCGCCACAAATGGATCCGTTAATAAATCCGATGGTACGTTAGGTAATGTTTTGGCCAGGATACCATTGCCTATACCTTGTATTCCATGACAATCAACGCAATTTTCAGAGAAATAACTCAACCCATTTGAAATTGATAGGGAGTCAAACGGAATAGGGTTTTTTCTATACGTTTCCGAATAAGCATCGATAGCAAACTGAGGAAGCGTTACAGCTATCCCTCCCATTACAAAAAAAACCGTAGCCACATTATACTTTTTAGGGGAAAGCTCATTTTTCCTTCCCAGTAAGAATGCGCCGGCAGCAGCGATAAATAAGATGACACCCACCACCAGAAAGAATCGAGTACTAAATTCACCCCATGTCCCAATACCCAAGGTTCCATCTAGTGTAAAGCGAAATGCATAAGGCCAATTTTCTACCGTGGTATGCTTGGCGGGCATGGAATTGGAAAGGATAGTTGCAAATAATACTAGTAACAACGCAAATATAAACTCAATTCGGACCCACTTTCTTAAATTTTCTACGCCGTTACTAGGCGAATCAGCATCACTATTTTTTCTAATTTGACTAGCCTTGAATAATAATCGTGAGAACAAGGATTTTTGCTTCATATTATCCGCCGTGCCCACATTGAAATAGTCAGCTGGTTCGCAAATACGTTCAAATGAGGGTAACCACTTCGAACGAGCACGAGAAGCTATTGATAAAATAATAACTAGTAGAAATATTTTAATAAGTAGCGACCAACCATACGTACTCGCTACTAACGCATGATAATGATCTCCAACCATCCGATCCGTCATAATTAGTCCAGTCAATATGATCAGAATCATCACGGGTAAAGCAAGAAAAGAAAATTTTTTGAGGCTTTCTATATTTAATGCTAATTGTGCTCCTTTTTCCTCACAATGACGACGATCAAAAACAATAAACAAAAAAGCAGGCAATGCTCCAAACCAAACAGCGGCCATCAGGACATGAGTTACATACACCGGAATATAGAATAAAAACTCCTCATCTGCGGCGGCATGGCTTGCCATAGTTGAAGCAACAAGAGGAAAAGAAGCTACCAGCGCAACCATAACGTAGTGCCATCTAACACGTTTAGGATTTAATACAATAAATATAACTGCGCCCAGTAAAAACACAGCTGATACAGCACGGGCAGCCCAGATATGTCCCATATTAGTATTTTGGACAATTTTTACCCAAGCACTCGGATTCCACACATCCGATTCAATCCCCGTTGCTTTTCCAGTGGTTGTTGCCAGAATTCCGACAAGACCAATTAAAACAATTCCGGCGAATACTGGAAATAATTTTTCCAAACGGGAAACCCAGGAGCTATTAAATAGAGCCTGCCGCGCGCCAGCTACTGCCAAATAGACACAACTACCGAATAAAATCAGGTTAGCAGCTAGTTGTAACCAACGAAAAAGTACCGCAACAACTTCCATTACTTCTTACTTAACAGTAAATTTATATTCCGATTCCATTACATGACCATCTACTGACAATACACGATAGTTAACTGTATACCTGCCTTTTTCCAACTCCGGCAATTCTAAATAAATAGATTTAGCATCATCCGGTAATCCCATAGGTTTAGCATCCGTCAAAACTTTACCACTTTTGTCTGTCAAGGAAAGTGAAGCATAATCCACCTCAATTTCCTCATTAAACCATAACTTTATTTGCTCAGGCGACGTTGTAAGAGTGGCTCTGCTCGCTGGTTCTGACTTAATCAGCTCAGCATGTGCGAATACTGTATTAGGATAAAAAATCAGTGCGATTAAAGCAAAATTCAGAACAACAGCACTTGCTTTTATTGAAGCTAATACCTTTGATAAAACAGAATTAAAATGACTATCCTTTCTCATGTCATACCTTATTAATTAATAATTTAAGCAAAAAAATTAAAGCGTATTAAAACTAAAAAATTCTAGATCAGCTTATTAAGAGATGCAATGCGACATATTGTCGCAGTAGGCTAGACAATCCTTAAAAAAACAGATGCTAGCAATAATAGCTATAGCCATCCCTCATAACGTTGTTTATACGCGCTATTAGCTCTCTGCCTTTTTTTCTTCTTTTTCTTTTTTATCTTTTCTGAGGGAGTAGAAGAAATAGCTTCCGCCAATGATAATGATCAACAATGGCCACAGGAACATATTGGGTTTAAATTTCCCGCCTGTACCCACCGCAAAGGGGAAACGTGAAACATATTCCGTACCGTTATCATTAACAGTCACCAATCCTACAAAGTCACCTTCTTCCGGAAAAAAGTGTTCAAAGGTA encodes the following:
- a CDS encoding lipopolysaccharide export system ATP-binding; translation: MSKLIARNLKKTYQSRTVVTDVSFSVQSGEVTGLLGPNGAGKTTSFYMIVGLIPLNGGEVFLDEHNLSRLPIHKRAQLGLSYLPQEASIFRRLTVAENIQAVLELQPFTKNEIQQHLDKLLHDLHISHLRDSLGMSLSGGERRRTEIARALASQPRFILLDEPFAGVDPIAIMDIQRVISFLKARGIGVLISDHNVRETLRICDHAYIISEGAVLANGVPSEIINNERVREVYLGEHFQL
- a CDS encoding RNA polymerase sigma-54 factor translates to MKPTLQLKLSTGLILTPQLKQSIELLQLSTLELNQEISRILQENPLLERDESMGREEIVTNQEEALSSIETNAHQEDEEHAEMLSDWPDDNLYTNQESFFSYHSSDEEHDYTSLISKPTSLREHLLMQISTRQCSDQEKKMAELLIDSLDDDGYFTQDIQELAELLPNELNISTTDLESTLLLIQQLDPLGVGARNLQECLTIQLAALPDSTPLRAEALRLIRDHLESVATKNFALLKKIINCDDDQLQSIYQLITQLNPKPGDAFNATTARYVIPDIIISKINDEWVVQLNPDAVPRIRVNHLYADILKQNHSDTSQLLKEQLKEARWFIRNIGQRMLTILRVSQAIIEHQQAFLEEGEIAIRPLVMREIAETLKLHESTISRVTTQKYMRTPHGIFELKYFFGSHIPNQNGEAQSAIAIRSLIKQLIQNEDRKKPLSDSSISKMLAQQDIVIARRTVAKYRELMHIPPTNLRKTL
- a CDS encoding ribosome hibernation promoting factor; translated protein: MNLNLTGKHVEITPAMREYVSSKIERATRYFDNIITINVTLSVDKLKQKAEAAVHLRGKEIFVEADSADMYASIDSLADKLTRHIRKHKERNIRQRNDQGGLKDQEFELPE
- a CDS encoding nitrogen regulatory protein; amino-acid sequence: MNLITQLLPESNILIDLDATSKKRIFEQVGLLFENKLHIARSQVFDSLFAREKLGSTGLGQGVAIPHGRIKGLREAAAALVRMKEAIPFDAPDGQPVNIACVLLVPEKATDQHLMILSELAQMFSNKNFREKLLQSKNTKEIHQLISQWTPEHVSG
- a CDS encoding HPr kinasephosphorylase — encoded protein: MSQVSVTQLFEENKEKLCLQWGESPPVIDRQLENHLITHTTQELIGHLNFVHPNWIQVLNQTSVKYLEQLDDFSLQKKLGQLAKSQLTCLIITDGAPIPYAIKQFTSEQSIPLICSKIASLEIIWRLQTYLARVLAPVISRHGVLLDVLGMGVMITGESGIGKSELALELISRGHGLVADDVVELRRIGPETLEGKCPPLLRDFLEVRGLGMLNIRTIFGETAIRRHKNMKLIVHLEKSADHKKNTYERLPLGNLDEVILNVSIRKVTIPVDAGRNLAVLVEAAVRNYVLQLRGIDSTQEFVRRHEFAMNKHALENQDDSSAEE
- a CDS encoding flavin prenyltransferase UbiX, producing MKANQTITVALTGASGMAYGMRLLEILLQQKHRVYLLYSQAAQIVAQHEMALALSSRPKEAETFLNNYFGIPPGLLTVFGREEWFAPVASGSNPADAMVVCPCTMGTLSAISVGSGQKLIERAADVMLKEQRKLILVVRETPFSAIHLENMLRLAHSGAVILPANPGFYHQPENIQDIVDFIVARILDQLDVPHTLMPRWGNNE
- a CDS encoding 5-formyltetrahydrofolate cyclo-ligase, coding for MNDINVTTQDWKKQQRMRLRKLRLGISATQRAQWSHAITLALLKGFPVFERQRIGFYWPYQGEYDPIPAMAHLHTRGATLALPKVIGKNTPLRFIKWWPEAVMSQGKYGISFPANTQEIAIDSLIVPLLGFDEQGYRLGYGSGYFDRTLAAMNPPPLTVGVAFEALRLPTIHPQPHDIPMDYIVTEQSIFLRTSSGLTPLPIADCASRNQGV
- a CDS encoding adenine DNA glycosylase, with product MLAEKNIQQTVPQYKQSSYQIVEFPSFADRLVQWQLAHGRHSLPWQGTRDPYVIWISEVMLQQTQVNTVIPYFERFMATFPNVAALAAASVEAVLALWSGLGYYSRGRNLHRTACILQTQYDGKFPKDAASLQQLPGIGRSTAAAIAVFAVGERVAILDGNVKRILARYFGIGTYPSEKKTEQHLWELAEDLLPSTQDHQVLTAYTQGLMDLGALVCTRAQPHCQRCPLQVDCKAYRDNLTATLPAAKPKKILPTKEVAHLILLNQGHVLLTKRPTSGIWGGLWCFPEVTVDQNGIDYCAENLCLQVERQTELAPLNHTFTHFKLTIYPQILRLISHQSSWKKSDRENNYLWVGIEEALTCAIPAPVRKLLLAVQPVLRTFMHE